One window of the Anopheles cruzii chromosome 2, idAnoCruzAS_RS32_06, whole genome shotgun sequence genome contains the following:
- the LOC128268710 gene encoding histone H1B-like, whose translation MADTVATEAPAAASAASPAVVAKSPKKPKAAAGPKKPKQPAAHPPVNDMIFAAIKALNERNGSSVQAIKKYVAANYKADVTKLATFMKKALKSGVTSGKLVQTKGTGASGSFKLSASAKKPPVEKKKKVEAPKKSVSAADKKKKTVAKKAAGDKKPKKVVKKAEAGATKKPKAAAVATKKPKAAAVKKPKAAAEGAKKAAKKPATPKQKATKPSKAAAAKPKTPKPKKAAAPAKKPAAKKAAPAKK comes from the coding sequence ATGGCAGATACCGTAGCAACTGAAGCACCAGCCGCAGCCTCTGCTGCCTcgccagcggtggtggccaaatcTCCGAAAAAGCCGAAGGCCGCCGCAGGACCCAAGAAGCCGAAACAGCCAGCGGCCCATCCGCCGGTGAACGACATGATCTTTGCCGCGATTAAGGCTCTGAACGAGCGCAACGGATCTTCGGTGCAGGCGATCAAGAAGTACGTAGCAGCCAACTACAAGGCCGACGTGACAAAGCTGGCCACCTTCATGAAGAAGGCCCTGAAGAGCGGAGTGACCAGCGGCAAGCTTGTGCAAACCAAGGGAACCGGAGCGTCGGGCTCGTTCAAACTGTCAGCGTCCGCCAAGAAGCCTCCGgtagagaagaaaaagaaggttGAGGCCCCGAAGAAGTCTGTCTCTGCTGccgacaagaagaagaaaacggtggccaagaaGGCAGCCGGAGATAAGAAGCCAAAGAAGGTGGTGAAGAAGGCAGAAGCTGGCGCAACCAAGAAGCCAAAGGCTGCCGCAGTGGCTACGAAGAAACCAAAGGCAGCCGCCGTCAAGAAACCGAAAGCGGCGGCCGAAGGAGCCAAGAAAGCCGCCAAGAAGCCAGCAACTCCCAAGCAGAAGGCTACCAAGCCATCGAAGGCAGCTGCAGCGAAGCCAAAGACGCCCAAGCCGAAGAAGGCCGCTGCTCCCGCCAAGAAACCAGCTGCCAAGAAGGCCGCCCCAGCCAAGAAGTAA